The proteins below come from a single Salinilacihabitans rarus genomic window:
- a CDS encoding DUF7344 domain-containing protein — protein sequence MGIGEAVAERFEDRSSTADADDLETDEIFHILQTRRRRDVLRYLRQADGPVRLGDLAERVAAWEQGTTVDALTSSERQRVYISLYQSHLPKLDREGIVDYDKDRGIVERTPLAAAFDPFIDEIDGVDRRDSWPRRYAAVAALCTLLLAALGATGVVAPAGLAAGGAVIAAFAVVIGVHARAT from the coding sequence ATGGGTATCGGAGAGGCGGTCGCCGAACGGTTCGAGGACCGCTCCTCGACGGCGGACGCGGACGACCTCGAAACCGACGAAATCTTTCACATCCTCCAGACGCGGCGCCGGCGCGACGTCCTCCGGTACCTGCGGCAGGCCGACGGCCCGGTGCGACTCGGCGACCTCGCCGAACGGGTAGCCGCCTGGGAGCAGGGGACGACCGTCGACGCGTTGACTTCGAGCGAGCGCCAGCGGGTCTACATCTCGCTCTACCAGTCGCACCTCCCGAAACTCGACCGCGAGGGGATCGTCGACTACGACAAGGACCGCGGAATCGTCGAGCGGACGCCGCTCGCGGCCGCGTTCGACCCCTTCATCGACGAAATCGACGGGGTCGACCGGCGGGACTCGTGGCCGCGCAGATACGCCGCCGTGGCCGCCCTCTGTACTCTCCTGCTTGCTGCCCTCGGCGCGACGGGCGTGGTCGCGCCGGCGGGACTCGCGGCGGGCGGGGCCGTCATCGCGGCGTTCGCCGTCGTGATCGGCGTACACGCGAGGGCGACCTGA
- the pstB gene encoding phosphate ABC transporter ATP-binding protein PstB, translating into MTQEQMTSSETESADDRTTPAPGTRSLADRADAGERARTDRTIIEARDLDVYYGDEQALRSVDIEIPEKQVTAVIGPSGCGKSTFLRSINRMNDLVDAARVEGELLFDGKNVYDEDVDPVALRRKIGMVFQQPNPFPKSIYDNVAYGLKVQGIDDDLDERVEQALKRAALWDEVEGRLDESGLELSGGQQQRLCIARAIAPDPEVLLMDEPASALDPVATSQVEDLIDELSEEYTVVIVTHNMQQAARISDKTAVFLTGGELVEFDATAKIFENPDSDRVEDYITGKFG; encoded by the coding sequence ATGACCCAAGAACAGATGACTTCCTCGGAGACGGAATCGGCAGACGACCGGACGACCCCTGCGCCGGGTACCCGAAGCCTCGCCGACCGGGCCGACGCGGGCGAGCGCGCCCGCACCGATCGGACGATCATCGAGGCGCGCGACCTCGACGTCTACTACGGCGACGAACAGGCGTTACGGAGCGTCGACATCGAGATCCCCGAGAAGCAGGTCACCGCCGTGATCGGCCCCTCTGGCTGTGGGAAGTCGACGTTCCTGCGCTCGATCAACCGGATGAACGATCTCGTCGACGCCGCGCGCGTCGAGGGCGAACTCCTGTTCGACGGGAAGAACGTCTACGACGAGGACGTCGATCCGGTCGCGTTACGCCGGAAGATCGGGATGGTGTTCCAGCAGCCGAATCCGTTCCCGAAGTCGATCTACGACAACGTCGCCTACGGCCTGAAAGTTCAGGGGATCGACGACGACCTCGACGAGCGGGTCGAACAGGCGCTGAAGCGCGCCGCCCTCTGGGACGAGGTGGAGGGACGGCTGGACGAGTCGGGGCTGGAGCTGTCGGGCGGCCAGCAGCAGCGACTCTGCATCGCCCGCGCCATCGCCCCCGACCCGGAGGTGTTGCTCATGGACGAACCCGCGAGCGCGCTCGATCCCGTCGCCACCTCGCAGGTCGAGGACCTGATCGACGAACTCTCCGAGGAGTACACGGTCGTGATCGTCACGCACAACATGCAGCAGGCGGCGCGGATTTCGGACAAGACCGCGGTGTTTCTCACCGGCGGCGAACTCGTCGAGTTCGACGCCACCGCCAAAATCTTCGAGAACCCCGACAGCGACCGCGTCGAAGACTACATCACCGGCAAGTTCGGCTGA
- the pstA gene encoding phosphate ABC transporter permease PstA, giving the protein MAPEDRLETDGGTATGTAFGRVSRRKDVAFRYLTLSAALVGIVSLAVLLANVAVDAVGWLTWDFLTRQPSLRDPHEAGFYPALLGSIALMLLIALVTFPLGVGAAIYLEEYASDGPLTRFIQINIANLAGVPSVVYGLLGLGLFVSLLDLGFGTLIVAGFTVSLLILPIVIISAQEAIRAVPDSLRQASYGMGATKWQTIRNVVLPRAMPGILTGTILALGRAIGETAPLIMIGAPTVVFGAPNSLFSKISAMPLQIYTWADQPQLEFQYGVVAAGVVTLLVVLLSINSVAILIRNRYQRRTGQ; this is encoded by the coding sequence ATGGCGCCGGAAGACCGACTCGAAACCGACGGCGGGACGGCGACCGGGACGGCGTTCGGACGGGTGAGCCGACGGAAGGACGTCGCCTTCCGCTACCTGACGCTTTCGGCCGCGCTGGTCGGCATCGTCTCGCTGGCCGTGTTGCTCGCGAACGTCGCGGTCGACGCGGTCGGCTGGCTCACGTGGGACTTCCTCACGCGCCAGCCGAGCCTCCGGGACCCCCACGAGGCCGGCTTCTACCCGGCGCTGCTGGGCTCGATCGCGCTCATGCTGTTGATCGCGCTCGTCACGTTCCCGCTGGGCGTCGGCGCCGCGATCTACCTGGAGGAGTACGCGAGCGACGGGCCGCTGACGCGGTTCATCCAGATCAACATCGCGAACCTCGCGGGCGTCCCCTCCGTCGTCTACGGCCTGCTGGGCCTCGGGCTGTTCGTCAGCCTGCTCGACCTCGGCTTCGGGACGCTGATCGTCGCCGGCTTCACCGTCTCGCTGCTGATCCTGCCGATCGTGATCATCTCCGCCCAGGAGGCCATCCGGGCGGTTCCGGACTCGCTCCGACAGGCGAGTTACGGCATGGGCGCGACGAAGTGGCAGACGATCCGGAACGTCGTCCTCCCCCGGGCGATGCCCGGCATCCTGACGGGGACGATCCTCGCGCTCGGGCGGGCGATCGGCGAGACGGCGCCGCTGATCATGATCGGCGCGCCGACGGTGGTGTTCGGCGCCCCGAACAGCCTGTTCAGCAAGATCAGCGCCATGCCCCTGCAGATCTACACGTGGGCGGACCAGCCCCAACTCGAGTTCCAGTACGGCGTCGTCGCGGCCGGCGTCGTCACCCTGCTCGTCGTGTTGCTGTCGATCAACTCGGTCGCGATCCTCATCCGCAACAGATATCAGCGGAGGACCGGACAATGA
- the phoU gene encoding phosphate signaling complex protein PhoU has product MARQSYQEQLSELREDVLYMGEVVMERLRMGLDALEQKDEEIAREVIEGDAEVNRMYLDLEQQCIELLALQQPVASDLRFIASSFKVITDLERIGDLAVNLGEYTIDAEQDLFPDVDVQAMGELTLEMVDDAMRAYDAEDVEACRELAARDDDLDHFAERASQIVVRDLIERELDAPGEVEGLLQDVSRLLLTIRDLERVGDHAVNIAARTLYMVENDDELIY; this is encoded by the coding sequence ATGGCCAGACAATCGTACCAGGAACAACTCTCGGAACTCCGTGAGGACGTCCTCTACATGGGCGAGGTCGTGATGGAACGGCTCCGAATGGGCCTCGACGCCCTCGAACAGAAAGACGAGGAGATCGCCCGGGAGGTCATCGAGGGCGACGCCGAGGTAAACCGGATGTACCTCGACCTCGAACAGCAGTGTATCGAACTGCTGGCGCTCCAACAACCCGTCGCGAGCGACCTCCGTTTCATCGCCTCCTCGTTCAAGGTCATCACCGACCTAGAGCGGATCGGCGACCTCGCGGTCAACCTCGGGGAGTACACCATCGACGCCGAGCAGGACCTCTTCCCGGACGTCGACGTGCAGGCGATGGGCGAGTTGACCCTCGAGATGGTCGACGACGCCATGCGGGCCTACGACGCCGAGGACGTCGAGGCCTGCCGCGAACTCGCGGCCCGCGACGACGACCTCGACCACTTCGCCGAGCGCGCGAGCCAAATCGTCGTCCGCGACCTCATCGAGCGCGAACTCGACGCCCCGGGGGAGGTCGAAGGCCTCCTGCAGGACGTCTCGCGGCTGCTGCTGACGATCCGCGACCTCGAACGCGTCGGCGACCACGCGGTCAACATCGCCGCCCGGACCCTCTACATGGTCGAGAACGACGACGAACTCATCTACTAG
- the pstC gene encoding phosphate ABC transporter permease subunit PstC: protein MSEHDFAHDGVRTARGAAFRYLFALCALLSIATTAAIVFTLLYDAVDFFGAVGPAEFLLGTQWSPTNEHTFGVLPLISGTLTITIGSAIVALPIGLLTAIYLSEYATERRRAYLKPAIEVLAGVPTVVYGYFALVYVTPALDTFLPIGTFNALSASIMVGIMIIPMVSSLSEDAMSAVPDSLRQASYGLGATKFTVSTSVVVPAALSGIFSSFILALSRAIGETMIVAIAAGQTPRLLDLTDPAGMFLDSVQTMTAAMVQIGQSDVVGQGVEYQSLFAVGLTLFVITFAMNLVSEWVASRYREVYQ from the coding sequence ATGAGCGAGCACGACTTCGCACACGACGGCGTCCGGACGGCCCGCGGCGCCGCGTTCCGGTACCTCTTTGCGCTCTGTGCGCTGCTGTCGATCGCGACGACCGCCGCCATCGTCTTCACGCTGCTGTACGACGCCGTCGACTTCTTCGGTGCCGTCGGCCCCGCCGAGTTCCTCCTCGGGACCCAGTGGAGTCCGACGAACGAGCACACGTTCGGCGTCCTCCCGTTGATCTCGGGGACGCTGACCATCACGATCGGGTCGGCCATCGTCGCGTTGCCGATCGGCCTGCTGACGGCGATCTACCTCAGCGAGTACGCCACGGAGCGCCGGCGGGCGTACCTCAAGCCGGCGATCGAGGTGCTCGCGGGCGTTCCGACGGTCGTCTACGGCTACTTCGCGCTGGTGTACGTCACGCCGGCGCTCGACACGTTCCTGCCGATCGGCACGTTCAACGCGCTGTCGGCGTCGATCATGGTCGGGATCATGATCATCCCGATGGTCTCCTCGCTCTCGGAGGACGCGATGAGCGCCGTCCCCGACTCGCTGCGACAGGCTAGTTACGGCCTCGGCGCGACCAAGTTCACGGTCTCGACCTCGGTCGTCGTTCCCGCGGCGCTGTCGGGCATCTTCTCGTCGTTCATCCTCGCGCTCTCGCGAGCGATCGGCGAGACGATGATCGTCGCCATCGCGGCGGGCCAGACCCCGCGGCTGCTCGACCTCACCGACCCGGCCGGGATGTTCCTCGACTCCGTCCAGACGATGACCGCGGCGATGGTCCAGATCGGCCAGAGCGACGTCGTCGGACAGGGCGTCGAGTACCAGAGCCTCTTCGCGGTCGGCCTCACCCTGTTCGTGATCACGTTCGCGATGAACCTCGTCAGCGAGTGGGTCGCCTCGCGCTACCGGGAGGTGTACCAGTGA
- a CDS encoding PstS family phosphate ABC transporter substrate-binding protein — MSRDTTGSSPAGVGRRDFLAAAGVAATAGLAGCSSAFAQGGKQVNIAGSSTVFPVTAEVAAEFSDRRPDVTVSVSQTGTGGGFSNFFCPGMTDVNNASREIADVEVQQCADNGIDPIEFTIATDALTVVVNPDADWVDCLTVDELAEIWRDGGAERWSDVREEWPDEEFELFGADTTSGTFDYFVEAILDEGDTHRSDYHATERDRTIVQGVRGNEYAMGYFGFAYYGENPNRIKALGIDDGDGCVEPSIETAMKGEYTPLSRPLFVYVSDQSLTRPEVQDFLRYYMDRAASDLVSDVGYVPITEDQRDENRAQLEAAIDEVTA, encoded by the coding sequence ATGTCGAGAGACACCACTGGCTCCTCGCCGGCCGGGGTCGGCCGGCGGGATTTTCTCGCCGCGGCGGGCGTCGCGGCGACGGCCGGCCTCGCCGGCTGTTCTAGCGCCTTCGCACAGGGGGGAAAGCAAGTAAACATCGCCGGCAGCAGCACCGTGTTCCCGGTGACCGCGGAGGTCGCGGCCGAGTTCTCCGACCGTCGGCCCGACGTCACCGTCTCCGTGAGCCAGACCGGCACCGGCGGTGGTTTCTCGAATTTCTTCTGTCCCGGCATGACCGACGTCAACAACGCAAGCCGGGAGATCGCCGACGTCGAGGTCCAGCAGTGCGCCGACAACGGGATCGACCCGATCGAGTTTACGATCGCGACGGACGCGCTCACGGTCGTGGTAAACCCCGACGCCGACTGGGTCGACTGCCTGACCGTCGACGAACTGGCCGAGATCTGGCGCGACGGCGGCGCCGAGCGCTGGAGCGACGTCCGCGAGGAGTGGCCCGACGAGGAGTTCGAACTGTTCGGCGCGGACACGACCTCCGGCACCTTCGACTACTTCGTCGAGGCGATCCTCGACGAGGGTGACACCCACCGCAGCGACTACCACGCCACCGAGCGCGACCGGACGATCGTCCAGGGGGTCCGGGGCAACGAGTACGCGATGGGCTATTTCGGCTTCGCCTACTACGGCGAGAACCCGAATCGGATCAAGGCCCTCGGGATCGACGACGGCGACGGCTGCGTCGAGCCGTCGATCGAGACCGCCATGAAAGGCGAGTACACCCCGCTCTCCCGGCCGCTTTTCGTCTACGTCTCCGACCAGTCGCTCACGCGGCCCGAGGTGCAGGACTTCCTTCGGTACTACATGGACCGGGCGGCATCCGACCTCGTCTCCGACGTCGGCTACGTCCCGATCACCGAGGACCAGCGCGACGAGAACCGCGCGCAACTGGAGGCGGCCATCGACGAGGTGACCGCATGA